In Granulicella mallensis MP5ACTX8, the sequence AATGCGGCAGTTGATCCTGTCGGGCGTCGCGACACAAAGCCGCCTTGTACGTGCGTGTGTCCGAAGAAGGTGACTTGTTCGGCCGCATGTCTCAAGCTTGCGGCTGCTTCTTCAGCGTCGAACAGATACCGGTCTTCGTCATCGGGAGCACCGTGTACAAGATCGAAGTTATCGACCTGCAGCGGTCCGCGAGGCAGCTGCGCAAGCCATTCGACATGACAGGGTAAAAGCTGTTCCTTTGTCCACGCCGCGGAGTGTTGCGCCAACGGGTGAAAGGAGTCGTAGTCACTCAGGTTCGAACACGCCCGGTCATGATTGCCACGCACCACGACGTCGGCGTAGGTGCTCACCCACGCGGCTGCTTCGTTGGGGTCAGGGCCGTATCCTACGACATCACCAAGGCACAGCGTCAGGTCGAAGCCTCGGGTGACGGCATCAGCGTGTACCGCCTTCAGAGCTTCTCCGTTGGCGTGGATGTCACTAAGAATGAGAAATCGCAAGGGAACTCTGTGGATGAACCTGGTCATCCTGTACGGGTGTGAGCCGGAGCCGGCGTTGATTGAGAGGCACGCTCATGCCGGCGCGGCAGTCTTCCGGAACATTGAGTGCCGAGAGCGGAAGCCGTTCAGAGTGAAAGGCAGAGGGTTGCATGCAATGTCGCATATCGCGATTTACCGCTTGATGCGCAAGCACTGCGCGGGTTGTCACCACCGCGTCCAGGATCGAGCGGTTGGGTGTGTAGTCTGTCCACAGACAAAGAAAGCCCGTCCCTGGATGCGCATTCGGATGAAACGGAGCGCGCCGACAGTAGGCTTCCAGCGGAAGCGTTGGGTAGTAACGTGGGAACACGTAGTCGACCCAGTGCTCTTGCAGAGCTATGGGGCCGGTTTCGTCAGCAACCCATCCCGGTGTCTCGGAGAGATGTACATGGAAGGCGTCCGGCGTCCTATTTATGGTCCTGAGGATCGTCGGATTGGCTTCGGCCAGCCTCGTCAGCAACAGCCATTCTGACTGCATGCGTCGTTCGCGCAAAGTCATACCCATCATGCTTCTATCCATTCAGAACGATGGTGGAAACACGAAGAATGTCGTTGGGGTGTACACCTTGTTGTCCCAGTGGCATAGCGAAATCGAGAGAGACGCCGTTCCAGACCACCTGTGGTTGGCCCTCGCCCTTCAGGTAGTCGCCGCGCT encodes:
- a CDS encoding metallophosphoesterase family protein; this encodes MRFLILSDIHANGEALKAVHADAVTRGFDLTLCLGDVVGYGPDPNEAAAWVSTYADVVVRGNHDRACSNLSDYDSFHPLAQHSAAWTKEQLLPCHVEWLAQLPRGPLQVDNFDLVHGAPDDEDRYLFDAEEAAASLRHAAEQVTFFGHTHVQGGFVSRRPTGSTAALRFQTVPAQLTLEEDSLYLLNPGSVGQPRDGDPRAAYCIYEAHTSVAYFYRVEYDIRTAQEKILAAGLPEELAYRLATGR
- a CDS encoding ubiquitin-conjugating enzyme E2 variant, with product MMGMTLRERRMQSEWLLLTRLAEANPTILRTINRTPDAFHVHLSETPGWVADETGPIALQEHWVDYVFPRYYPTLPLEAYCRRAPFHPNAHPGTGFLCLWTDYTPNRSILDAVVTTRAVLAHQAVNRDMRHCMQPSAFHSERLPLSALNVPEDCRAGMSVPLNQRRLRLTPVQDDQVHPQSSLAISHS